A window from Rhizobium sp. BG4 encodes these proteins:
- a CDS encoding aminotransferase class V-fold PLP-dependent enzyme → MSDDIRPSIGLRPVINVSGTMTSLGASIVVPEAIAAMSSILPQFVEVNDLQRKASAVIARLTGGEAGFVTASCSAGISLAVAGTITGNNLLAIEKLPEVITDKNEVLVQMGHVVSYGAPVDQAIRLAGGKVVLVGQATSTHRFHMENAITEKTAAAVYVVSHHVVDYGLLNLKEFVEIAHAKGVPVIVDAASEYDLKIFLEQGADIALYSGHKFLGGPTSGIVAGKKELVRNAFLQNMGIGRGMKVGKESIFGVMAALEAWEKRDHAGIRERETGYLNLWKQTLDGRPGVTALIEPDPTNNPLDRMRVIVKADEAHITAWDLADALARGTPPIIVRDHEVEHHYFYLDPCNLHPGQEKIVASRIGEELDKARASNEIIATPIENRSKHRFDGALRWPD, encoded by the coding sequence ATGTCTGATGACATCCGCCCGTCGATCGGCCTTCGCCCGGTCATCAACGTTTCCGGCACCATGACCAGCCTCGGCGCATCGATCGTCGTTCCCGAGGCGATCGCCGCCATGTCGTCGATCCTGCCGCAATTCGTCGAGGTCAACGATCTGCAGCGCAAGGCGAGCGCCGTCATTGCCCGGCTGACGGGCGGCGAGGCCGGTTTCGTCACCGCGTCCTGCTCGGCTGGCATTTCGCTGGCGGTCGCCGGCACCATCACCGGCAACAATCTGCTGGCGATCGAAAAGCTGCCTGAAGTCATCACCGACAAGAACGAAGTTCTCGTGCAGATGGGTCATGTCGTCAGCTACGGCGCGCCTGTCGATCAGGCGATCCGTCTGGCCGGTGGCAAGGTCGTGCTCGTCGGGCAGGCAACTTCGACGCATCGCTTCCACATGGAAAATGCGATCACCGAAAAGACCGCCGCAGCCGTCTATGTCGTCTCGCATCACGTCGTCGATTACGGCCTGCTGAACCTCAAGGAATTCGTCGAGATCGCCCATGCCAAGGGCGTGCCCGTCATCGTCGATGCGGCTTCGGAATATGATCTGAAGATCTTCCTGGAGCAGGGGGCCGATATCGCGCTCTATTCCGGCCACAAGTTCCTGGGCGGCCCGACCTCGGGCATCGTCGCCGGCAAGAAGGAACTGGTGCGCAACGCCTTCCTGCAGAACATGGGCATCGGCCGCGGCATGAAGGTCGGCAAGGAAAGCATCTTCGGCGTCATGGCGGCGCTCGAAGCCTGGGAGAAGCGCGATCACGCCGGTATTCGCGAGCGGGAAACGGGCTATCTCAATCTCTGGAAGCAGACGCTCGACGGCCGCCCCGGCGTCACCGCCCTGATCGAGCCTGACCCGACCAACAACCCGCTCGACCGCATGCGTGTCATCGTCAAGGCCGATGAGGCCCACATCACCGCCTGGGATCTCGCCGATGCGCTGGCGCGCGGCACGCCGCCGATCATCGTGCGCGATCACGAAGTCGAGCATCACTATTTCTACCTCGACCCCTGCAACCTGCATCCGGGCCAGGAAAAGATCGTCGCCAGCCGTATTGGCGAGGAACTCGACAAGGCGCGCGCCTCCAACGAGATCATCGCGACACCGATCGAAAACCGCAGCAAGCACCGCTTCGACGGCGCCCTGCGCTGGCCGGATTGA